The genomic region GCAGCTCCCACTCCTTGCGGGGCTCCTCGACCACGTCGAGCCGTTCGATCAGCCGTTCGGTCTGCTTCGCCTTGGAGGCCTGCTTCTCGGTCGCCTCGCTGCGGAACTTCCGGCCGATCTTGTCGTTGTCGGTGGCCTTGCGCCGGGCGTTCTTCACGCCCTTCTCCATCCAGGAGCGCTGGGTACGCGCCCGCGCCTCCAGACCGGCGCGGGTGTCGGCGTACTCCTCGAAGTCGGCGCGGGCGTGCCGGCGCGCCACCTCGCGCTCCTCCAGGTAGGCCGCGTAGCCGCCGCCGTACTGGTTGATCTGCTGCTGGGGCAGGTCCAGCTCCAGCACACGGGTCACTGTGCGGGTGAGGAACTCCCGGTCGTGGCTGACAAGCACCGTGCCGGCCCGCAGCCCGGTGACGAACTCCTCCAGCCGCTCCAGCCCGGCCAGGTCCAGATCGTTCGTCGGCTCGTCGAGCAGGAACACGTCGTACCGGCTGAGCAGCAGCGACGCGAGCCCGGCCCGGGCGGCCTGACCACCGGAGAGCCCGGTCGTCGGATGGTCCAGGTCGACCGCGAGCCCCAGGTCGGCGCTTACCTGCTCGGCGCGCTCCTCCAGATCCGCACCGCCGAGGGCGAGCCAGCGCTCCAGGGCATCGGCGTACGCGTCGTCGGCCCCTACCGCCCCGGCGGTCAGCGCCTCGGCCGCCGCGTCCAACGCGGCCTGCGCGGCGGTCACCCCGGTCCGGCGGGCCAGGAAGTCACGTACCGTCTCGCCCGGCCGCCGCTCCGGCTCCTGCGGCAGGTGCCCGACGCTCGCGGTGGGCGGGCTGAGTCGGACGCTGCCGGCCTCCACCGGAAGCAACCCCGCGAGGGTACGCAGCAACGTCGACTTGCCGGCGCCGTTCGGCCCGACCAGGCCGACCACGTCGCCGGGGGCGACCACCAGGTCCAGGCCAGCGAACAGTGGTCGGTCGCCGTGCCCGGCGGCCAGGTCCTTGACGATCATCGTGGCGCTCATCAGGACGGCAGCCTATCCGGCTGCCCGCATACGAACCGACGGCAGCGGGCAGACTCAACAGCGTGGTGACCACACTGGCGATCGACTGCGGTGGCGGCGGCATCAAGGCGTCGGTGCTCGACGAGGCCGGCACGATGCGCGCCCGGCCGCTGCGCGTGCCGACTCCGTACCCGCTGCCGCCCGCACTGTTCGTCCAGACGCTGCTGGACCTGGGCGCGCGGCTGCCGACGGCGGACCGGCTGACCGTAGGCGTACCCGGCATGATCAGGCACGGAGTGGTGGTCGCCACCCCGCACTACGTAACCAGGAACGGTCCGCGCACCCGCGTCGACCCGGACCTGCTTGCCGAGTGGTCCGGCTGGGACGCCCGCGGCGCGTTGGCCGACGCGTTCGGGGTGCCCGCGCTGGTGCTCAACGACGCCGAGGTGCACGGCGCCGGGGTGGTCGCCGGCACCGGCTGCGAGCTGGTGCTGACCCTGGGGACGGGGCTGGGCAGCGCCCTCTTCGACGGCGGTCGGCTCGCGCCGCACCTTGAGCTGTCCCACGCGCCGGTGCGGTGGGGAACCACCTACGACACGTACGTCGGTGAGCCGGAGCGTCGGCGACTCGGCGACGCGTTCTGGTCCCGCCGGATCCGACAGGTGGTGGACGGGCTCCGTCCCGTGTTCCGCTGGGACCGCCTCTATCTGGGCGGAGGCAACTCGCGGCTGATCCGGCCCGAGCAACTGGCCCGGATGGGCGACGACGTGGTGGTGGTGCCGAACACCGCAGGCATCGTCGGTGGCGTCCGCGCCTGGGAGCTGTCCACCGGCCGCCGGAACGCCCGAACCTGACCCGATCTCGACATCGGGAACAGTCGCCAAACTCACAGCGTTGTGCCAGCGTCGGGACAGGTGACGGTACGACCCGAGGAGGTGGACAGATGGATCTTCTGGCGGACTACCGGCGGGCGACCATGTTCTTCGAGACCGGCGACCCGAGCGGGGCGGCCCGACTGCTGGAGCCGATCGTGGACGCCGAGCCCGGCAACGCGGCGGTCCGGCAGTTGCTGGCCCGGGCATACTTCCAGTCGGCCCAGCTCAACCGGGCCGAGGCGCACCTGCGGGAGCTGGTCGACCGGGACCCGAGCGACCACTACGCGCACCACGTGCTTGGGCGGACGCTGGAGCGGCTGAACCGGCACACCGACGCGCTGCGGCACCTGCGGATCGCCGCCGCCATGTACGCGGCCAACGACGACTATCGGGTGGCGCTGGATCGGGTCGAGGCCCGTGTCGGCGGCACGCGCTGAACGAACCGGCGACGAGCAAGGGGCGGTCCTGCGGGGCCGCCCTTCGTCGTACGGCGGGGTGCCCGCCGAGCATGCCTAGGATGGCGGGCATGGGACCTGACCGGCCGGGGGCTGCGGCATGAAGCTCAAGCTGGACCTGCACGAGATCTTCAACAAGGGCCAGGACATCGACCGGGCGCTGCGCGGGATCATGGACGAGGCGGTGGCGAAGAAGGCCACCCTCGTCGAGATCATCCCCGGCAAGGGGTCGGGGCAGCTCAAGAAGCGGGTGCTGCGGTTCCTCGACCAGAAGGACGTCAAGCAGCTCTACCACCGGGTGGAGAAGGACTCGAAGAACTTCGGCCGCCTCTTCGTGCACTTCCGCTGGAAGTAGTGTCGTGCTGCCCGCGAGGCAGGTTCAGAGGTCCAGGACGCCAACCGTCTGGCCGCCACTCTGCTCGCCTGTCGGCCGGAAGCCCAGCTTCAGATAGAACTCCTCCGGCCCTCCTGCCCGGGGCTCCCAGGTGACGTATGCCTGGGTGCCGCCCCGGGCGCGGATCTCCCCGCAGGCGGCCGCGGTGGCGAACCGGCCGTAACCCTTCCCCTGTGCGTCGGCCGCGATGTTCAGCCGCCACAGACCGGAGCGCAGGTCGTCCGGATTGTCGCCCCACGGGATGTCGAGGAAGGCCATGAGAAAGCCGACCAGCCGGTCGCCGTCGTAGATCAGCCTGGGCCAGGCGTGGTCAGGGAAGACGTACGCCTCGGCCAGCGACTGGACCACCGGCGCGACCAGATCCTCCTGATCGGGGCGCACCGACAGTTCGAGGGCCGCCTCGTAGTTCTCCGGGGTGATCTTCTCCAGCCGCATGTCGCGGACCATAGCGGGCGGAGGTTGGACAAGCGACTGGGTTAGGCCGGAGCGGCTCCCGGCTGGTAGATTGGATCGAAGTAAGATCCGATCTAGCTTTGGAGAGGCTATGTTCGTCGGTCGGCGCACTGAACTTGACCTGCTCACCAAGCAGCTTGATCATGTGAAGCGCACCGGCGGTGGCCGCTCTGTCGCTATCCGCGGGCGGCGGCAGGTGGGCAAGTCGCGGCTCGTGCAGGAGCTGTGCGATCAGGTCGAACTGCCGTACTGCTTCTACACCGCCGTCAAGGGCGCGTCGAGCGTCGAAGCGGTCGGCCACTTTCTCGGCGCGCTGCGCGACTCGTCGCTGCTCACCTCCGGCGGTCGTGACCTCCTGCCGTCCCAACCGACGGCCGGTGGCTGGGGCGACATGCTGCGGGTCCTGGCGGGCGTCCTGCCCGACACGCCGAGTGTGGTCGTCTTTGACGAGTTGCCCTGGATCTCCGAGCAGGACGCGACGTTCGACGGGCACCTCCAGGTCGCCTGGGACAGGCTCCTCTCCAGCAAGCCGGTGCTACTACTGCTGCTGGGCAGTGATCTGCACATGATGCAGCGGTTCACCGAGTACGACCGGCCGTTCTACGGCAGGGCCACGAACATGGTCCTCGGCCCGTTCAACCTTGGCGAAACCGCCGCCGTGACCGGGCTGAGCGGCGCCGATGCGATCGATGCGCACCTGATCACTGGTGGCTTGCCCGGTGTCGCCCTGGAATGGGCCCCGGGAACGCCCCCCGCCGACTTCTTGCGACAGGAGATCTCCAACAAGACCTCGGCGTTGTTCACCGTCCCCGAGCAGTCCCTGGCGTCGGAGTTTCCCGCACCGGACACCGCCCGGCGCATTCTGGAAGCGGTCGGCGGCGCAGGCGGTCGCACGTTCAGCAACATCGCCGCAGCCGCCGGCGACCGCGGCGGCCCGGTCAGTTCCGGCACCCTGTCCCCGCTGCTGCACAGGCTCGTCGAGGAGAAGCAGATCCTCACCGTCGACAAGCCGTTGTCCACCAAGCCCAGCAAACTGGCCCAGTACCGAATCGCCGACAGCAACCTGCGCCTTTACCTGGCCATCTTGCGCGACGTGCATCAACTGGTTCTGCGCGACCGGACAGCGGCCGCCCGCGCTGTCCTTGACAGTCGGTGGTCCACCTGGCGGGGCAACGCCGTCGAGCCGATCATTCGCGATGCGCTGGCCATCTCCGCCGGTGCCGGACGCCTGCCCTGGGCCGACACGTGGGAAGTTGGCGCCTGGTGGAACCGGCAGTTCAACCCGGAGATCGATCTTGTGGGAGTCGACCGCACCCCGGTCGCCTCCCGCATCGCGTTCGCCGGCTCCATCAAATGGCAGGAGGGCCCGTTCGACAGGCGCCATCTCGACGAACTGCGGCGCGACGCCCCGCTGATCCCGGGTTTTCAGCTCGGCGTCAGCGGCCTGGTCGTCGTCAGCCGTTCTGGAGTCGACCTCCCGGCGGACTCTGTGGATCTTGTTTGGGGACCTGACGACATCGTCCAGACGTGGTCGGCCTGATGCAGGCAGACGTTGCGATGGGTGCGACGTTCTCCCCGCCAGCGGTCGCATGGACGCGACGAAGGCCAGCATCCACCGGTCAGAGGCTCGTGGTGAGGACGCCGCACGCGGCCAGCGGCAGCACCGCGCTCAGCGTGCCCACCAGGACCGACGAGCGGATCCGGGTACGGGACACGAGCACCGCGAGCATCGCCAGGCTGACCAGTAGAGCGAGGAACATCGCCGGCGCGGCCACGTAGAGCCCGAAGATCAGCGTGCGGGAGCGTTCGGAGTCGCACCCCTCGCCGCAGTCCGCCGGGACCGATCCGGAGAGCGTGCCGAGAAACAGGCCGAACGCCACGACGACTGCGACGTACCAGCCGACCAGCACCAGGAACGCGGCGCGTGGGTTGGCCCTGCCAGTGCCGGCGGGGGCGGGGCGTGGCGGCGACAGCGTCATGCCCGAAGTATCCGACGTCGTGCCAGCGGCGTCAGCCCCGAGTGCGCCGGGCCTTGTCGATGACCACGTCCGCGGGGAGTGGTGTGGCTACTAGGTTCGGAACATGTCATCTGGACCTTCGCGCCACCGTCCCGGAGTTGGTTGGCTGGTTCGCCGGCTGCCGACCCGGGCGGTCGAGGCGGCGTCCCACCTCCAGGCTTTCGTGCTCTCCGGCGTGGTCACGGTGCTGGCCGTGCGGGCGTACCTTGAGGCGGCCGACTATCCGCAGATCGGCGGCGGCGGGCTGCACATCGCCCATGTGCTCTGGGGCGGCCTGCTGCTCGCTGTCGGCCTCGGGATCCCGCTGGTCTTCCTTGGCGAAGGGCCACGCACAGCCGGGGCGATCGTCGGCGGCATCGGGTTCGGGCTGTTCATCGACGAGGTGGGCAAGTTCGTCACCACCGGCACCGACTACTTCTACGCCCCGGCCGCCGCCATCATCTACGTCGCGTTCGCCCTGCTCGTCCTGCTCACCCAGGCGGTACGTGGGCGTACCGGCCGATCCCAGTTGACCCCGGCCGAGCGTACGGCCAACGCGCTGGACATGGTGCTCAGCGGTCAGCCCGCCGGGCTGACCGACCGGCGTCGGGCGGACGTGCGGCGTCTCGTGCGGGGCACCGGGCCTGCCGACGAGGCGGCCGTGGAGCAGTTGCTGGACACGATGCCGCGACGGGAGCCGCCTCCGGTCCGGTTCTGGCAGCGGGCGGCGGACCGGGCCCGGCGTCTTGCCGCCTGGGCGACCCGGCAGCGCTGGCTGGTCTGGCTGGTGGTGGTCTACCTGGTGCTGGAGCCGGTGCTGGTCGTGGTGGCGGTGCTGCTGGACGGTGTGACCGGAGAGCTGGACCAGGAACGCGAGTGGGGCGCGGTGCTCGGTGTCACCGCCACCGCGCTTGTCACGGCGGTGCTCGGTCTGCGGGCAGCGTGGCTGCTGCGCCCGAACCGGCTCGACGCGTTCCGGCTGTTCAAGCTCGCACTGCTCGTCGACCTGCTGTTCGGGCAGATCTTCAACTTCACTGTCAACCAGTTCAGTGCGGTCGCCGTGGTCGCGATCGACCTGGCCCTGCTGGGGGTGGTCACCGCCGAGCACCGCCGGTTGCGGCGCGCCGCCGACCAGGGTGCCCTCCTCGGCGCTCCCTAGGATGGCTCACCGACCACGGTCCTAGTGAGGGGGCGTTTCCATGGTGGACAGGAACGACATCGAAGCGGCCGCCGCGCTGGTCGCCGGGCGGGTCCGGGAAACCCCGGTCATCGCCGTCGACGGGGCAGACCTGGGCGTGGCCGGGCAGCTCAGTCTCAAGCTGGAGTTGCACCAGCACACCGGCTCGTTCAAGCCGCGCGGCGCGTTCAACCGGATGCTCCAGGGGCCGCTGCCGCCGGCTGGGGTGATCGCCGCCTCGGGCGGAAACCACGGTCTCGCTGTCGCGTACGCGGCCCGGTCGCTGGGCGTACCGGCGGAGGTTTTCGTGCCGGTGACCTCCTCGCCGGTGAAGGTGCAGCGGCTCGCCGGGCTGGGTGCCCAGGTGCGGCAGGTGGGTCAGCACTACGCGGAGGCGTTGGCGGCGAGCACCCGACGGGCGGAGGAGACGGGCGCGCTTGTCGTGCACGCGTACGACCAGCCGGAGGTGGTGGCCGGTCAGGGCACCGTCGGGCGGGAACTGGAACGGCAGGTGGACGGCGTCGACACCGTGTTGGTGGCGGTCGGCGGTGGTGGGTTGGTGTCCGGCATCGCCAGTTGGTTCGACGGGTCGGTACGTGTCGTCGCCGTCGAGCCCGAGCAGATCCCCACGCTGCACTCCGCTCTCAAGGCGGGCGGGCCGGTCGACATCGCTGTGGGCGGCGTCGCCACCGACTCATTGGGTGCCCGACGGATCGGTGAGATCGCCTTCGACACCGCCCGCCGTACCGGGGTGGTTTCGGTGCTGGTCCGCGACGAGGATCTGGTGCGGGCGCGTCGGCTGCTCTGGTCGGAGCTGCGGGTCGCCACCGAGTTCGGTGGTGCTGCCGCGTTGGCCGCGCTGGTCGGCGGGGCGTACGTGCCGCAGGCGGGGGAGCGGGTGGCGGTGATCGTCTGCGGCGGCAACACCGATCCGAGTGACCTGGGACCGGCCGCGCCGCACTGAGCTGGCCCGGCGGGGAGCAACCCCCGCCGGACCAGCGGCGGGTGGGTCAGAGGGGATAGGTGCGGGCGACCGCAAGCATGTCGGACCTGTGCGACCCGACGATGCCGACGTCCGGCGGTCGGGGGCGGAAGCCGGGCAGCGCGTCCAGGCCGTCGCTGGCGTCCATGGCCCGCACCACTACCGGCCCGCCCTTCGGGCTCACTGTCAGGGTGACCTCGAAGCCCTCCGGCGGCAGGGCGTGGAAGACCAGCCCGAAGCCCCACTTCCCCTTCCTGGGCTCCATCGGCACCGGTCGGCCGGCGACCTCGGCGCGCAGCACCGTGGCGGTCGACGTGTCGACGTGCAGGGTGGCCAGCCGGGCCGGCCGTTGCGGGGTGAGCCGCAGCCGCAGGGTGCGCTCGGTGCCGGAGGTGCTGTCGGCAAGCACGTCCACCTTCGGCGCCGGCAGGTTCGTCACCGGTGCCGGCCCGGTTCGCAGCTTGGCCTTGCCCAGCCCGGGGAAGTCGTCCTCGACGCTTGTGAACCCGCCCACGTAGCCGTCGGTCCACGGCTGCGGATCGGGCTCGCGGCTGAGCCAGCGGGCCTGGCCGGTGCCGGCGTCCAGGGCGTACATCAGGTGGGTGGGCGCGGGGTGGTCGGCGTCCAACCGGTCCACGACGAGCCCGACCCCGGCGAGCACCACGGCCGCCAGGGCGGCGGCCACGGCCGGCAGGACGGCGAGCCGTCGGGCGCGCAGGGCCACCAGCCCCCGCTGACCGCCGGCCTGCGGGTGCAGCAGGTCGACCACCGGTAGGGCGGTCAGACCGAGCAGCACCGCGACAAGCGCGGCAACTCCGCCCTTCGCCATGCCCAGCGCGGGAAAGAGCAGAGTCACCGTGGGCAGCAGGATGATCACGCCGACCGCTGCGGCGACGGTCGTCGCGACCACCGGCCACGGCCCGGTCTGCCGGGTCCGCAGCGCGACGAGCCCGGCGATGCCACCGGCCAGGGCCGGCAGTGTGGTGAGGTACGCCCCACCGGGCACCGCGACGGCGAGCAGCACCCCGAACACTGCCAGCCAGGCCAGCCCGCCGAAGGCGAGCGCGGCCGGGCCGACCCGGCGGCGGGTCAGCGCGTACCAGGTGAACAGGATCGCGGCGGCGAGCGCCAGCACTGCCATTCGGTACCAGATCGGCCGGTACGGGTCGAGCAGTTGGGCGTACCCCGGTCGGATGGCCCTGATCGCCAGCCAGAGCAGTTGCGCGGCGGCCGGCGCGGCCACGATCGGCACGAGGGCGAGCCCGAAGCCGGCGGCCAGGCGGCCGGTGCTGGCCCGGCCCTGGCGGCGGGTCAGCCAGCCCAGCGCGGCCACCGCGAGCACCGCGAGCAGGGCCAGCGGCAGGGTGAGCCAGCCGGGATAGCGGACCAGCCCGCCGGGGACCGGGAAGTAGGTCGCGTCGTCGCCCGCACGCAGGGCGGTCAGGTCTGTGCTGCCGAATTCCCGGGCGAGGCCCAGCGCGTTGTCCCCGTGCTGCTGGAGGCTGCCCTGGCTCACCGCCGCAGGCGTGTCCAGCGGCGTGTGGTAGACCGCGCCGCCGTCGATGTACGCCGAGTTCAACCCGACGAACTTCTGGTCGAGGAAGGCGGTGAAGTCGGTGTCGTTGGGCAGCGCTCGATAGATCTCCACTGCGAACGAGGTGCCGACCGGGTGCGGGGCGGCCCGGCTGAAGACGTCCACGAGCTTCGCGTTGTCCTGCGACGTCTCGAACATGATCACCGGGCCGGTGGACCCGCGCGCCTCCAGGTTGAGCACCACCCCGCCGTCGGCGGCCAGCGGATGGCTGGCGGAGAACGCCACAGCGCCGCAGAGGCACGCCTCCTCGGCGTCGGTGAGCACGAAGACGATGTCGTTGCGCGGCCGCGGGCCGACGCTGAGGGCGCGGGCCACCTCCAGGACGGCAGCGGTGCCGGCGGCGGCGTCGTTGCCACCCGGCCCGGTCTGCACCGAGTCGTAGTGGGACACCAGGAACACCCGGCCCGTCGGGTCGGTGCCGGGCAGCCGGGCCACCACGTTGCGGACCCGGGCCAGGGCCGTCCCGCCCGCCGCCCCGCTGAGTTCACCTGCCTCCGGTGCCACGGTGTCCTGCACCTCGGTCTCCAGGCCCAGCCCGCGTAGCCGCTGCTCAAGGTGCGCGCGGACCTGGTCGTTGGCCGGGCTGCCGGCGGCGTGCGGCCGGGCAGCGATCACCTGCACGTCCTCGAACGCGCGGGCGGCGCTGAACTCGCCCGTCGGAGCGTCCGCCGGCCGTGGCGTCGGCGTGCGCAGGTCGAGCAGGCTGCTGGCGCCGACGGCGACCAGCGCGACGAGCGCCGCGGCGGCAGCCAGGAGCCGCCGGCGCGGTCGCGCCAACGCACGGTCGGCAGCGGGTACGCCGCGTTTCGGGCGGGTCGGTGTGTCGGCCGTGGCGGCTGTGGAAGGTGCGCCCACGGGAACTCCTTGGGGATGGTGGGACCTGAGGGTGGCATCATCCTGCCTTCCGACTCCCCGGATGGCACGGCCGAACGTCCATCTATCTTCGGCCCGGCGGCGAGCAGTGACCCGGCCCATGCCCACCCGTGCCGCGCCCATCGTGTTGTGTGCGACCGTTGTCTAATACAGGATCAGCGGGGCACTCGGAAGGAGAGCGACATCACCAGCGAACTCCCGCGTCTCGCGGCGGTGACCCGGCCGCAGCGGGGAGCCGGCATTGCCGGTTCCCCTGTGGTGCCGTACCCCCACGGTGGCCTGGGGCGACACGCCAGCCTGCCGCCCGGTGAACGGTTGCGGGTGCTGCTGGTGGAGGACGACGAGGGCGACGCCTTCCTCGTCGGTGAGTTGCTCGCCGAGACGAACTCGATGATCGACCTGTTGGTCGCCACCAGCCTCAGCGAGGCGCGTCAGCGGATCACGAACGTCGACTGCGTCCTGCTCGACCTCGGCCTGCCCGACGCGCAGGGCCTGGACGGGCTGCGCCAGGTGCTGGAGATGTCCAGCGGCGCCGCGGTGTGCGTCCTGACCGGCCGCTCAGACGAACACCTGGGCATCGTGGCGGTCGCCGAGGGTGCACAGGACTACCTGGTCAAGGGTCAGGTGGACGGTGTCCTGCTGACCCGGGCGCTGCGCTACGCGGTGGAGCGCAAGCGCGCCGACGTGAACGCCCGCCGGCTGCGCGAGGTCGAGTTGCGCCAGGCCGAGTCGGCCCGGCTCGAACGTGGCCTGCTGCCCCAGCCCTTGATGACGACCGACCAGGTGGCGGTGCACACCTTCTACCGACCCGGCCGGCACGCCGCGTTGATCGGTGGAGATTTCTTCGACGTGGTGCAGACCCACCCGGACCGTCTCGACCTGATCGTCGGCGACGTCTGCGGGCACGGGGTCGACGAGGCCGCGCTCGGCGTGGAGCTGCGGGTGGCCTGGCGGGCACTGGTGCTCGCCAGGGTGCCGGACGACGAGGTGCTGCCCGCGCTGGAGCAGGTGCTGATGAGCGAGCGCCGCCTTCAGGAGATCTTCGCGACGGTGGCCGCCGTCCGCCTGGACCTGGATGCCAACCGGGCGACCGTTCGGCTCGCCGGGCATCCGCCACCGCTGCTGCTTTCCGGCGGGCGGGTCACTCCGGTGCCCGCGCCCGGCGGCCTGCTGCTGGGCGTACGACCCCGCCGGCCGATCGCCTACGACCTGGAGTTCGACACCGATGACTGGTCCCTGTTGATGTACACCGACGGCCTGATCGAGGGGCGGGTGGGCGCGAGCGACGATCGGCTCGACGTGCCGGGCCTGAGCGGGCTGCTCGACGAGCCGGCCAACCGTCAGGTGCCGCTGCCCGAGCTGCCGGCCTGGTTGGTGGGTCGGGCCGAGCAGATCAACGGCGGCCCGCTCGCTGACGACGTGGCCATGCTGCTGGTCAGCCGGGGCGGTGGCAGGTGAAGTCGATGGTTGGCGGCTGGAATCTGCGCCGCCGGGTCATGACCATGCTCGTCGTCGTGGGTCTGCTGCTGATCGGACTGGCCGGCGCGGAGGCGGCGGTGGCCGCCCGCAACCGCACGCAGATCGACGCGATCCTCAACAAGACCGCCCCGCTGCGGGTGCAGTCGCAGGAGTTGCTCAACGCGCTGCTCGACCAGGAGACGGCGGTCCGCGGGTACGCGGTCAGCGGTGACCCGGCCGACCTCGGCCCGTACCAGGTCGGGCTCGACCAGGAGCGGGACACCATCGCCTCGATGCAGATGCTGCTCCACGACTACCCGCAGATCGGCCAGGAGCTGCGGATAGTCGAGGAGCGTACCGAGCAGTGGCGGCGGTCGGTCGCCGAGCCGGTGATCACGGCAACCAAGGAGAGGGGCACCAGGGCCGGCCAGGAACTGGTCACCGACGGCGCTCGGCAGCAGTTCGACGAGTTGCGGGCTGCGGTCGGCGATCTCCAGGAGGAGATCCTGAGCGCCCGGGAGCAGTCCGCCGGCGACGTACGTCGCAGCAGCAACCTGCTGGTCGTGCTGTTGATCGTCGCCGCGTTGGTGGTGGTCGTGGCCGGCTCGGCCCTGCTGCTGTCCCTGGACCGGATGGTGATCCGGCCACTGATCGGGCTGGCCGCCCAGGTCCGTGAGGTCGCCGACGGTGACTACCAGCACCGCATCGCCACCACCGGCCCACCGGAGTTCGTCCGGCTCGGCGAGGACGTGGACGCGATGCGCCAGAAGATCGCCGCCGACCTGGCCGAGGTGCGGGAGGCCCGCGAGCGCATCGAGTGGGTCAACACCCAGCTCCAGAAGCAGGCCGAGGAGCTGACCCGGTCCAACCGCGACCTGGAGCAGTTCGCGTACGTCGCCTCGCACGATCTCCAGGAGCCGCTGCGCAAGGTGGCCAGCTTCTGCCAGTTGCTCCAACGCCGCTACTCGGGGCAGCTCGACGAGCGGGCCGACCAGTACATCGCCTTCGCGGTCGACGGCGCGCAGCGGATGCAGCGCCTGATCAACGACCTGCTCGCGTTCTCCCGGATCGGTCGGCTCACCACCGGTTTCGTCGACGTCGACCTGAACAAGGTGATGGGGGACGTGGCCGGGCAGACCGAGGCCGCCCGGCAGTACGCCGACGCGGAGTTGACCTGGACCGAGATGCCGGTGATCCGGGGCGAGGAGCCCCTGCTCACCAACCTGCTGGCGAACCTGGTCAGCAACTCGATCAAGTTCCGTCGTCCGGACGTGCCGCCGAAGGTGCACATCTCGTCCCGCCTGGTCGACGGCGAGTGGGAGATCACCTGTCAGGACAACGGCATCGGTATCGAGCCCGAATTCGCCGACAAGATCTTCGTCATCTTCCAGCGGCTGCACTCGAAGGACGCGTACCCGGGCACCGGCATCGGGTTGGCGATCGTCAAGAAGATCGTGGAATATCACGGCGGCCGGGTCTGGGTGGACACCGACGTGCCGGAGGGTACGGCGATCCGGTTCACCCTGCCGGTACGGCCCGAGGACCTGGAGGCGACCGTCGCCGCCGACCCGGCGGAGCAGCCGGAGCAGTCGGACCAGCCGGAGTCGATCGCTACTGACGAGACAAAAGCCGCAGACGAGTCGCCGGATGCCCTGCCGGAACAGTCCGCCGGGTCGGACCGGAAGGACGGGGCCGACGGGTCGCCGGAAGGCGGTAGAACGGGTGACATGAGGGAGACGGTGGGATGACCGCGCCGGCCGACGGCAAGAGCCCGATCGAGGTCCTGCTCGTGGAGGACGATCCGGGTGACGTGTTGATGACCCAGGAGGCGTTCGAGGAGCACAAG from Micromonospora profundi harbors:
- a CDS encoding M28 family peptidase; this translates as MGAPSTAATADTPTRPKRGVPAADRALARPRRRLLAAAAALVALVAVGASSLLDLRTPTPRPADAPTGEFSAARAFEDVQVIAARPHAAGSPANDQVRAHLEQRLRGLGLETEVQDTVAPEAGELSGAAGGTALARVRNVVARLPGTDPTGRVFLVSHYDSVQTGPGGNDAAAGTAAVLEVARALSVGPRPRNDIVFVLTDAEEACLCGAVAFSASHPLAADGGVVLNLEARGSTGPVIMFETSQDNAKLVDVFSRAAPHPVGTSFAVEIYRALPNDTDFTAFLDQKFVGLNSAYIDGGAVYHTPLDTPAAVSQGSLQQHGDNALGLAREFGSTDLTALRAGDDATYFPVPGGLVRYPGWLTLPLALLAVLAVAALGWLTRRQGRASTGRLAAGFGLALVPIVAAPAAAQLLWLAIRAIRPGYAQLLDPYRPIWYRMAVLALAAAILFTWYALTRRRVGPAALAFGGLAWLAVFGVLLAVAVPGGAYLTTLPALAGGIAGLVALRTRQTGPWPVVATTVAAAVGVIILLPTVTLLFPALGMAKGGVAALVAVLLGLTALPVVDLLHPQAGGQRGLVALRARRLAVLPAVAAALAAVVLAGVGLVVDRLDADHPAPTHLMYALDAGTGQARWLSREPDPQPWTDGYVGGFTSVEDDFPGLGKAKLRTGPAPVTNLPAPKVDVLADSTSGTERTLRLRLTPQRPARLATLHVDTSTATVLRAEVAGRPVPMEPRKGKWGFGLVFHALPPEGFEVTLTVSPKGGPVVVRAMDASDGLDALPGFRPRPPDVGIVGSHRSDMLAVARTYPL
- a CDS encoding PP2C family protein-serine/threonine phosphatase, translated to MPYPHGGLGRHASLPPGERLRVLLVEDDEGDAFLVGELLAETNSMIDLLVATSLSEARQRITNVDCVLLDLGLPDAQGLDGLRQVLEMSSGAAVCVLTGRSDEHLGIVAVAEGAQDYLVKGQVDGVLLTRALRYAVERKRADVNARRLREVELRQAESARLERGLLPQPLMTTDQVAVHTFYRPGRHAALIGGDFFDVVQTHPDRLDLIVGDVCGHGVDEAALGVELRVAWRALVLARVPDDEVLPALEQVLMSERRLQEIFATVAAVRLDLDANRATVRLAGHPPPLLLSGGRVTPVPAPGGLLLGVRPRRPIAYDLEFDTDDWSLLMYTDGLIEGRVGASDDRLDVPGLSGLLDEPANRQVPLPELPAWLVGRAEQINGGPLADDVAMLLVSRGGGR
- a CDS encoding sensor histidine kinase, whose product is MVGGWNLRRRVMTMLVVVGLLLIGLAGAEAAVAARNRTQIDAILNKTAPLRVQSQELLNALLDQETAVRGYAVSGDPADLGPYQVGLDQERDTIASMQMLLHDYPQIGQELRIVEERTEQWRRSVAEPVITATKERGTRAGQELVTDGARQQFDELRAAVGDLQEEILSAREQSAGDVRRSSNLLVVLLIVAALVVVVAGSALLLSLDRMVIRPLIGLAAQVREVADGDYQHRIATTGPPEFVRLGEDVDAMRQKIAADLAEVREARERIEWVNTQLQKQAEELTRSNRDLEQFAYVASHDLQEPLRKVASFCQLLQRRYSGQLDERADQYIAFAVDGAQRMQRLINDLLAFSRIGRLTTGFVDVDLNKVMGDVAGQTEAARQYADAELTWTEMPVIRGEEPLLTNLLANLVSNSIKFRRPDVPPKVHISSRLVDGEWEITCQDNGIGIEPEFADKIFVIFQRLHSKDAYPGTGIGLAIVKKIVEYHGGRVWVDTDVPEGTAIRFTLPVRPEDLEATVAADPAEQPEQSDQPESIATDETKAADESPDALPEQSAGSDRKDGADGSPEGGRTGDMRETVG